The Sesamum indicum cultivar Zhongzhi No. 13 linkage group LG2, S_indicum_v1.0, whole genome shotgun sequence genome contains a region encoding:
- the LOC105178086 gene encoding pentatricopeptide repeat-containing protein At1g26900, mitochondrial, which produces MFLPRLMIKTNINWHFWQELRIWSINHRSYCRFSTDHQHENLISLLQSCKQTSQTAQIHGMMLKTGFDNIPYPLSKLLAQVCMQDIRYAAAVFEQIKSPNLYMFNTMLRGYSISSEPQIGLALFNCMRAQNHRQDFLLDQFTFVSVLKSCSRLLEVWTGLGVHTVVLKTGFDLFLNVKNALLHFYCVCGRIPEAHQLFDELRTMRDLVSWNTLMGGYLCASQYDLVVDLFKKLYRDGSAISVTTALRVLSAVGELRDISLGECLHMFCLKVGFLCNLNIVTALISMYGKHRFIYSARRIFDEIDVKKDVVLWNCLIDVYAKTGFLEEALELLTLMKHDGLLPNSSTLAGLLSACSASGALAIGQYVHDYVEEQQLVLDVVLGTAIVDMYAKSGLLEKAVSVFDRMECKDVRSWTAMISGYGLHGQANHAVTLFHIMEEEGFAPNEVTFLAVLNSCSHGGLVEEGTKCFRRMVEVYKMIPKIEHYGCIIDLLGRAGLLEEAYELIRGLPLERDSTAWRALLGACRVYGNVDVAERVKQELEQIHEEHPADWLALTSTYAVAGMVPHHTCLLERAKLLVKEADYVQRAKKEAGCSTIESLDNMRDDLH; this is translated from the coding sequence ATGTTTCTGCCCCGGCTTATGatcaaaacaaatatcaaCTGGCATTTCTGGCAAGAATTGAGAATTTGGTCTATTAATCATCGAAGTTACTGTAGATTTTCTACGGACCATCAACATGAGAATCTCATTTCCTTGTTACAATCATGTAAACAGACCTCTCAAACTGCTCAGATTCATGGGATGATGTTGAAGACTGGTTTTGACAATATTCCATACCCACTGAGCAAACTTCTTGCACAAGTTTGTATGCAAGATATCCGGTATGCAGCCGCTGTTTTCGAACAGATAAAAAGCCCAAACCTTTACATGTTCAATACCATGCTCAGAGGGTATTCCATCAGCAGTGAACCCCAAATAGGTCTTGCTTTGTTCAATTGCATGAGAGCCCAAAACCACAGACAAGATTTCTTGCTTGATCAGTTCACTTTTGTTTCGGTTCTGAAATCTTGTTCTCGTTTATTGGAGGTCTGGACTGGGCTTGGAGTTCATACGGTTGTTCTCAAAACTGggtttgatttgtttttgaatGTCAAGAATGCTCTTTTGCATTTCTATTGTGTTTGTGGGAGAATTCCTGAGGCCCACCAGCTGTTTGATGAATTGAGGACAATGAGAGACTTGGTTTCATGGAACACGTTGATGGGGGGCTATCTTTGTGCGTCTCAATATGATTTGGTTGTGGATTTGTTCAAAAAACTATATAGGGATGGTTCTGCCATCAGTGTGACTACTGCACTCCGTGTTTTGTCAGCGGTGGGGGAACTAAGAGATATTTCTTTAGGAGAATGTCTACATATGTTTTGCCTCAAGGTTGGATTTTTGTGTAATCTAAATATAGTTACTGCATTAATTTCCATGTATGGGAAACATCGGTTCATTTATTCTGCTCGTAGAATctttgatgaaattgatgtTAAGAAAGATGTCGTATTGTGGAACTGTTTGATTGATGTGTATGCTAAAACGGGTTTTCTTGAAGAAGCTTTGGAATTGCTGACATTGATGAAGCATGATGGCCTACTTCCTAATTCATCTACCTTGGCAGGACTGCTTTCTGCTTGCTCTGCATCTGGGGCTCTGGCTATAGGACAATACGTGCATGATTATGTGGAGGAGCAGCAGTTGGTGTTGGATGTAGTTCTTGGCACAGCAATCGTAGATATGTATGCTAAGAGTGGGTTGCTTGAGAAAGCAGTCAGTGTTTTCGATAGAATGGAGTGCAAAGACGTCAGGTCTTGGACGGCCATGATTTCGGGTTATGGGCTACACGGGCAAGCCAATCATGCTGTAACGCTCTTTCATATAATGGAGGAGGAGGGATTTGCACCTAACGAAGTGACCTTTTTGGCGGTGCTAAATTCTTGTAGCCATGGAGGTTTAGTGGAAGAGGGGACAAAGTGTTTCAGGAGAATGGTGGAAGTGTATAAAATGATCCCAAAGATTGAACATTATGGATGTATTATCGATCTCTTAGGCCGTGCTGGCTTGCTGGAAGAAGCATACGAGCTAATCAGGGGATTGCCACTGGAGAGGGACAGCACTGCTTGGCGTGCCTTGCTTGGGGCTTGTAGAGTCTATGGTAATGTTGATGTCGCAGAGCGTGTGAAACAAGAATTAGAACAAATACATGAAGAACATCCAGCTGATTGGCTTGCTCTTACCAGTACTTACGCTGTAGCTGGGATGGTGCCACATCATACTTGTCTATTGGAGAGGGCAAAGCTGTTGGTGAAAGAAGCTGATTATGTCCAACGTGCAAAGAAGGAAGCTGGATGCAGTACAATTGAGAGTTTAGACAACATGAGAGATGATCTTCATTAG